The window cagaaaaagaaacaatacCTGAGGGGAACAGAGGGCGCAGagtatcagagagagagagagagagagagagagagagagagactgagattTTGGATTGGATTGTGAACGCTTAATTAGTGGAAGACGCAGAGGTTTGAAAAGTTTAAAGCAACAGATTGACAGAGGCCTCTGCCCTTTATATGTATAGAGAGATCACACGTCGGCCGCATGGACCACGACCATGTTACGATGAAAGGCGTAAGCAAGGACAGTGCAGCTTTGGCGGTTGGCCGATCGTTTTCGCTCCACATCAGCCATCATTTGGAGCCAATATTGATATTTCacgtaggggtgaaaaccgactaTATCGGCGCGGTTTTGGggtaaaaccgacgccgacagatagtttatttttgggggaggaaaccggccgaaaccgatcgatGGGGAGAAAAACACCGGCCGTCTCGACACCGGCAATTCTCTGGCGGTTCATGGTCGGTTCATCGGCGAGtttcgtctgagagagtagagagagagagtgtcgcagaggagagagagaggggatgaaaaatgcgatgcgtcactgggaagaagacgcccgaggaagaagacgacctaatttcaaaacgacgccatttggtctaaaccaaacggcgtcgttctacttaatttttttttaatatgttatgaataaaacgacgccgtttggtttggcgtcgttttgaatacagaatatatataaaaaaataacatttctttaatcggccggttcagcggtttgaaccaggttcgaaccaacgccgaaccggccgatatcagtttatactattttctgctgcacgccgaccggttcttcacCGGTTTCGGCCGATTCCGAGCTCcggcggccggtctgagtcggtctaGGTCGGTTTATCGattttttgtacagccctaatTTCACGATCCAAAAATGCCGGttgtaattgaaaaaatttataaaaaagtaatactaCATCTATaaaggaattatataaaataattctataaattgatatagttttatctgatctgttagatctattttataataaaattaactttataatcttaCAAAcgatatcaaatcatatcagtttataaaattcattttatgtaatttctttatggtaagaatatttctctttaaaatataCTTAGCTTCTTCACCTCTAAACGttcaaaattatgaaatttagaattttttttaaaaaataacaaaacaaatctttacgtaaaattataaatatttatatagtacTATTCTTTtctgattttcattttcatctaattCTTTTAAGATCAAATTAATAAGCAACCCTCATGACACTCAACATGCAATCCCATGAAGCACAACATTCAACTAtgattgatatatttattaattgctTAGATCAAATTGGAGAGTTCAATACACATAAAGATAGACATATCATTGAATattcttctaatttattttaacttaaatttgatttcttttaaaaaaacaactaaaaatatAGTATTGGATTAATACATAAGAGACTGAGTattaatgctagatacagttttagGTTGTGCAAATTCCAcgcacttttttaaaaaaaagtagagtctactattaaaaaataattttttcatatgaatctcaaatttattcattttttttaaaaggaatacgCAGGACTTGTATatcttaaaattacaaatatcatttctcaaattctaatattactaatatacaGTACAAGAAATCAATCCTTTTATAGCGATTTTAAAATTGCTgcaaaaaaaatcgccgcaattagTCCTTATTTGTGGCAATTTTTGTTTCACCGCTAAAATCCAAAGCAATGTATACAAAATGTTGATGTTGAAATTACTGTTCACTTATTTGCGGCTACTTTTTTACCTTTGTGGCGATTTAATATCATcgcaaataaaatttatgaccTAAACGGTGTTTTAGTTGCAACGAATAGGAATATCGCTACAATAGATATTTTTGCTGCGAAGTAATGCTTATTAGTGACGAATAAAAAGCACTGGAAATAaccttttacaaattttttgaaaaattgtagaTGAATATTTTTGGTGAATCTTTAGTCGCCTGAAATGAGTAGTTCCCTTAACAATTTTTAATAGTCCCGCGATATTAACATATATGAGATGTTATAAGGCTCACGCGATATTAATGTGCCCCTAGAATTGCCTCTTTCCGTACTTGTTCTTCCTCCCGATGAGTAAATTGCTTAGAGCATGATGACCTTTTCAGTACCAATTAattcttctcttctttgttCCTTGTCAATCATAATAACCGAAGTAACtccaaatacaaaattatagtgcttggtttttttttttttaatcatcattgaATCACATGTTgcatcacaaaaaaataagcTTCCTTTTCATGGAGTCTTCTTATATGATATGTAATTAGAGAACAATATTGTTCCCTACTTATAACCTTTTGCACCCTCATGTTTTGAATTATGTTGGATATATATAGTAATCATGGTAATTCCCCTTTggaattaagaaaacaaaaattctatgtaCAGTTACTTTGCGTACTAGCTACTTGCGCACTtcactaatgtgattggttgcgtcacttttttttaatataaaataattagtttgatcaATCACAATAGAGTGCGCAAGAAGTACGTAAAAGTAACTGAGTTAGATTAAATTAGAAGATATTAGAGACAAGAGCTTTGCTCTCGCGAGTGATCATCTCGatcattaattatatacatGCATGGCCATCCACCAATCACGACGTTTCTCAATatttcaaacaaacaaattactTTAAgcgatttgaaaattatattgagactgaaataaaatgaaaaaacagcTTAAAACCAAAAGAACAGTGCATAATTATTATGAGTTTGCATGAATTTATATCCTGTACTCAGACTCTTGTATGCACCTCAATCCGTCTTTAGTCAGTCAGATCGTGCATATAATATACTGTTTGAAGAACAATATGATCAACAAAAACTCCTTGTCTGTTCTTAATTTAGAAGATTTACGAATGTTTTGGAGATAGATTAAGTCTGATCTCAGGACTTATTCCAAAATAGCAAAGATCATACTGTTTGGTTTCATAGTTCAGCATGCAAGGACCATCCTGTCTGAGcttccatgcatatatatatatatatatatataaacagttaCTGCAGAGACAACGGTCCCtggaaaagttataaatttCGAACTAGTGGAATCCTGCAGGCCACTGAAAGTGAAAACTGCATGCAGTACGGCCTAGAACAGTGTTCTTCCCCAAAAGTTTGGGTGGAGTTCGAAGTACTCATAGAAACCCTTTGGATCACTGATCATATATTACATGGACGCCAAGATCATTGTGTAGATCACTTACAATGGATTGAAATTTCCAAGTCCTTGCCCAAATCATTGGACATTTGTACATGTGATCTTGAGCAGTACGTACGTTGTCATGCAACCAGATCAAATATTATAGTTGTAAACAACAAAAGCTGCATCAAAACTACTAACATGTTTTGTTCAAGTACTCACGATAATTAGGAAAAGGAAATAAcacaaaacatatatagaaaGTATTGGGTGCAAGAGTAGTAGTGCTGCATGAGGCTGCTGGTTGACATGGTATAAGCAAAGTATAATTACTTGATCCTCTTTTTGGGTCTTTCCAAAAGCTCAGATtccatattttatcaaattaaaatcggaattaattagataattattctaaataatattCATGTATAGTTTCCTTTATGTATGGTACGACAGTAATTAGGCTTCCGCTTTTATTCATGAAAGCATTAAAATATTAAGATTTCAACTAATAAGTTTTCATGCAATTTATAAATTGGGCCATTTAATGCAATCTATATATAAGACAAATATTAACTAAGTTTTCATGGCTTAATTAGCAATTGATAAGGTCAAATATGAACTAATTAGTTGTCAAGATAAATCATGTGCTAATTAATCTtagaattaaaacaataatgcAGATCGAAATGAATATGGAAATCTAAGATTTTGCttagttattcattatatatttgttataaggTGATTAGATTTTTGCAGTagtcatgcatgtatatatcttCATAagctctatataataataataataataataataataataataagagttaTGCTATTTTCAAGTTGATGTGTACAGAGCACAccattcaaattattaaatgataagatttaatttttttttttatttaagattcaaattttaaaatttctttttcaaatcaaactATGTCATGTAATTAAGGACTTTACCAGTTGTACTCTACACACCGACTTTATAAtagaattttcttaataataataatttgcatTTTTTCATCCTAAGTTTTGGCCCGTTTAATATCCTTTATCTCGAAGGCTCTAAAAGAGATAGtccatatttaatatataagtgaAAATTGAAATCTTTACGAGCATGAGCTGCAAAACCATTTGTGGAATTAATAACACTAAGGGCATActtgggtaatgagatgagataaaaattatgtaaatagtagtaaatcagtctaatttaaaatgttttatggagttttgagaaagtgaatagaaaaatttgaataaaaatattataaagttaaaatattgttcaattataatttttgttttaaaatttgaaagagttgtattgtttttttattttgtttgaaaatttagaaaagttgtaacgATTAGctaggtaattattagataaaaatgttgaagatttgaaattgaaaagtattttatgtttgggaatgaaattatgaaaacttttgagatgagatgatatctCAATATCTAAGTGTCTAAACATGGCCTAAGTCCTTGCAACGGAGCTAATAATAAAATGCTGATCTGGTGTGCTACTACTAGCGGCAACAGTTATTAGATAGTCTTAGAGTATTTGAGTATGCATGCAGCTTATGCGCTACTCCCATGCCATTATGagaatagaattatatatatgcaataagAATGACTATTAATTTGTAGCAAGAATAGATTCATCTTTATACGAAATAATCATTCTCGTAGCATATAGACTCATTTTGATTATTGATAAGAATGACCAGCTATTACGAATGACTCGTTTTCGTAACTATTTGCAACAAGGATGACTATCGATAAGAATGACTCTTTTTTACCTTTCGATCTCTCGgtagatttataatttatcttaacCTGATCTTGTTCTCTTTTGGAAATATTAAATGAGGACTTTTCAATAATTGCAAACATGgactaaaatttttaataagtagAATATCAAATCATATGACTACTAATTTATCAATTGTTTAATTTGTGCATGTTCACAATATATTGACACAATGATcccattttatttaaatttggcTTAATCAATTCCTCAAGAATAAGCTTATGACGACTCTAAAGATCATCAATGACAATAATAAGATTGAGtactacaatatattaatattattgcatGACTActcatataaaaacaaaagcagACAAAAACTGCATACGAGTGATCGATCTGtcttttattgtgtttttataaggagaagaaaaggaaaaccatGTGTGATATATCATGATCTTCGGTCGGAATCGCCATCATCAATCTGATCATCGATCGTCAATAATTCCAGCTATAGCAAAGATCATGCTGATTATCATCAGGGTTTAGCATACATGGACCAGTTAGAAGAGCTTTCCAATAACATTCACTGCAACGATTTCCGTCTCTATGATAGTCGTAGATGTCGAACCAATACAGTTTGGAACACCCATCGGTATTCCACCTAAAACTGCAATAGAACAGTGTGCTCCCAAAATATCTAGGCCTAAAGCTGAATTCGTAGTAGCTATTGTTGTAGTGCAGTAGATGCTCGCCAAGATCGTTATCCCCAGATTTGCAATGAAGTTTAAGATCAATACCCACATCCAATTCATTAGAGATTCTCACATGCACTCGGTCATATCCTGCAACCATATCAAATGTAGTTACAAAGATCAACAcaagcagcagcagcatcagAAGCAGAACATCATCATGAACTTTTGAtctcatcatgatcatgttgaTAATTTGTTTGCAGGCAAGGTTTTGATTATATGGTGGCGAAAACTTAGAATATCTCAACTtcttaacatgcatgcatgggttttataatttgatctaTGGCTGCATGCGTGCAAGCATATAATATCCACGTACACATGCATGGAATTCCATGCATGGTTGGTAAAAGATCTGTATTAtattaatgtgtatatatatatataatatacatataattcaatattattggtaattacttaattaattcCCTAGCTGGCCTTGAAAATACCATCAAAGTTTGATCAGAAAATATTActcagtatttattgaattacttaattgatataatatttgaatattctTACTAAATGAgctatattaataaaaagaaagtgatcaatatataatatatgtatagatatttaaattaaatctcGATTTAGGTTACTAATGATTCATCCTGGACATTTAACATTAATTTAACATATATGGGTGAGCTGATTATATATAAGCCTTCTTTttaagaggagaaaagaaattaaaagggTTCAATTATAAGAATCTGCGCTTTTGTAAAGATATATAAggattaattaaagaaatttttctaTGTTTTGACAAACATACATATAATGagagttttgctatatacaaGTCGAGTGGTGAGACCACTTACAGTGGGgcctattattatatattttttttttaaaaaaatcaaaacactaattatttcttattaacaTAACTAATGTGGAAGGTTTCCACATCTACATTAATGtattggatttgaaaaaaaatgaggcttataaatagattttctgtATTTTGAAAGAggaccaaaaatatatatagatgatcatGTGCCCTTGTGAACACCCAAGAAAGTGAACTAATAGTTAAGACAAGCATGGCCAACCACCAATTACATGTTTCTCAATatttcaaacaaacaaattactAGCTAGCTCTTTTAATTAAGTGacttgaaaattataatgaggctgaaataaaatgagaaaacaatAACCACATATGAGTACTCATGATCAAGAAAAGCCCTAATCCTTCAAACCACAAGAgctcatatataattatgagttTGCAATTTATATTCAGTACTCAGACTCTTGTATGCACCACAATCTATACATCTTTAGTCTGTTAGATCGTGCATACTGTTTGAAGAATAATATCAACAAGTAAAAACATGTGactttagtaaaattttaatgataCATGCCTTACACACTACAATAAAAACTGCCTTAATTAATTTCCGGTGCCAATAATCGTCACAAATAAcccataaaattacaaatattaatacatgCATTAATATTTTTCAGCAATTTCTACCATATCGAACATTCGTTGCAATTGTTTATTCAATCATAAGTTGAACCAACGATAGGCTAATTACTACTAggttcaatattattttatatatattcagaaaattaattattaattattttcgaAATATGTATGACTCGATACACCCATTAtcaggaaaaagaaattatacgaAACAAAGTATTGGGCGCAAGAGTACTAGTGTTGTAGGGTGGTTAATTACATGGTATATATAAGCtgctttgaaaaatgatatttagccCCATGTTTTTGCACCATAAAATTTACCCGCTCggatattttatcttttattaatgttcatgtttaagattaaaattttatattatattaattaacaatttaacatataaaatatataatataatataaaaaatagtatatatatataatattttagatataatataaaaattaaatatatatatatataccagtcAGATGAAGTTCAAactgattttcaaaatatgaaaaccggtAACGGGCCGGTTCCAGATCAGATAGATATCAAACCGGTTTTGGATCGGACCGATTACGTACCGgatgtttgagaaaaaaagaataaaacttgcACCACGTCAGTGTGGAAATTACCGCTtgtcacaaaaacttaaattaatgaaaatatgtagattttattacttatttttatatcttaacactccccctcatgTGTGGGCCAAACTCCCATTCAATAGGTGACTGTTTGACCCAATAcgcacgtgaaatatttaattaaatgaggtgGAGTATAAAGTCAAGATCTGAACTCAGAACCTCTGCTCTGATATCATGTGA is drawn from Juglans regia cultivar Chandler chromosome 5, Walnut 2.0, whole genome shotgun sequence and contains these coding sequences:
- the LOC118348454 gene encoding S-protein homolog 3-like encodes the protein MIMMRSKVHDDVLLLMLLLLVLIFVTTFDMVAGYDRVHVRISNELDVGIDLKLHCKSGDNDLGEHLLHYNNSYYEFSFRPRYFGSTLFYCSFRWNTDGCSKLYWFDIYDYHRDGNRCSECYWKALLTGPCMLNPDDNQHDLCYSWNY